The Brevibacillus brevis genome contains a region encoding:
- a CDS encoding DEAD/DEAH box helicase has protein sequence MNTVTTLVLDGELLADGQFLITGKDTQGAVVDPEELAGTLFAWDESSYYGTFLDKSEHGVLLSPAKALSFFVSPQWLLHRTYSSSMPFEQFTHVAVMIRDRLAEGSIAPDFSSWKKGQIGWRALHTPGDFPEYGHKWLSLVLEESLHGNGEIGRKWEQLLTQYPALYVIGAELSPHLQEQEWLQSIGWLPDTTPFRTCLQIVEAEEHPNDWQLHVYLQNREEPDQLFLIEPHQLTAEGVVTARIPADWREHWSRFLTDLAKCKEILPWQKDNQENQSRFLTRLTNEQAWIFLTSSSLQLVQAGIHVFLPAWWEQVRRVKPKLKAKITTSVGASRQSFLGVSQLMDFEWKLALGPVELSEEEFEELIKQKQRLLKIRGHWVQLTPDLFLQLQEALKKNQAKNGMSLRDVMRMHLAPTVEVEELPDDEFEFDTSLTVEVQLNQHLRELLNQLQETKRIPIMEQPSTFHGTLRNYQLEGSSWLFFLRRFGLGACLADDMGLGKTVQFITYLLHVKQHGPASTPSLLICPTSVIGNWQKELKRFAPSLHVMIHYGNDRQKKEAFLPAIKGADLVITSYALSHLDEQELGMVTWDTICLDEAQNIKNAYTKQASAVRDLKAWHRIALTGTPIENRLSELWSIFDFLNPGYLGSLGEFTQRFVHPIERDQDQQLINQVQRLIQPFLLRRVKTDPNIQLDLPDKNESKEYVPLTTEQGALYETAIQDMFDRMEKASPMERRGLILTTLTRLKQLCDHPALILNEISTTDEASRSHKLERLLELVEDIRQKKERCLIFTQYIEMGNLLQRVLTREGYGPVYFLNGATKKEKRDEMIARFQDPTLPDHERGAIFILSLRAGGTGLNLTEANHVIHVDRWWNPAVENQATDRAHRIGQQRNVHVYKFISLGTIEERIDEMMERKLSLSQQIVGTGESWITELSTEELRDLFTLRHDWLDTKG, from the coding sequence ATGAATACCGTCACTACATTGGTTCTAGACGGAGAGCTTTTGGCAGACGGACAATTCTTGATTACTGGCAAAGACACGCAAGGAGCAGTGGTCGATCCAGAAGAATTGGCAGGAACACTGTTTGCGTGGGATGAGTCCTCCTATTACGGAACCTTCCTGGACAAAAGCGAGCATGGCGTACTGCTCAGTCCTGCCAAGGCCCTCTCCTTTTTCGTCTCCCCCCAGTGGCTTTTGCATCGGACCTATTCATCCAGCATGCCATTTGAACAATTTACGCATGTAGCGGTAATGATCCGTGACAGGCTCGCAGAAGGCTCTATTGCCCCTGATTTTTCTTCCTGGAAAAAAGGCCAAATCGGCTGGAGAGCCCTGCATACTCCCGGCGATTTTCCGGAGTATGGTCACAAGTGGCTTTCGCTCGTCCTGGAGGAATCCTTGCACGGCAATGGCGAGATTGGACGAAAGTGGGAGCAGCTATTGACGCAATACCCGGCCCTGTATGTCATAGGCGCCGAGCTTTCTCCACACCTTCAGGAACAGGAATGGTTGCAATCGATAGGCTGGCTGCCAGATACGACACCGTTTCGCACATGCTTGCAAATCGTCGAGGCCGAGGAGCACCCCAATGACTGGCAACTCCACGTGTATTTGCAGAATCGTGAAGAGCCAGATCAGTTATTTCTCATTGAGCCACACCAGTTGACGGCTGAGGGAGTAGTCACCGCACGTATCCCTGCTGACTGGCGTGAACACTGGAGTCGTTTTCTTACGGACCTGGCCAAATGCAAAGAGATTCTCCCCTGGCAAAAAGACAACCAGGAGAATCAAAGCCGTTTTCTCACCCGACTGACGAATGAGCAAGCATGGATCTTTTTGACGTCGAGTAGTTTGCAGTTGGTGCAAGCCGGTATTCACGTCTTTCTGCCAGCATGGTGGGAACAAGTACGGCGGGTAAAACCAAAGCTAAAAGCCAAGATTACAACCTCTGTCGGGGCTAGCAGACAATCCTTCCTGGGTGTCTCCCAGCTCATGGATTTTGAATGGAAGCTCGCCTTGGGACCTGTGGAGCTCAGCGAAGAGGAATTTGAGGAACTCATTAAACAAAAACAGCGCCTGCTGAAAATTCGCGGGCATTGGGTACAATTGACTCCCGATCTTTTCTTGCAGCTACAGGAAGCGCTCAAGAAAAACCAAGCGAAAAACGGCATGTCCCTACGTGATGTCATGCGAATGCACCTTGCCCCTACAGTGGAGGTTGAGGAGCTACCCGATGATGAGTTCGAGTTCGACACTTCCCTAACGGTTGAAGTTCAGCTAAACCAGCATTTGCGAGAGCTGTTGAATCAATTGCAGGAAACAAAGCGCATCCCGATCATGGAGCAGCCATCTACTTTTCACGGGACGTTGCGAAATTATCAGCTGGAAGGCAGTTCGTGGCTGTTCTTTTTACGCCGTTTTGGGCTGGGAGCTTGTCTGGCTGATGACATGGGATTGGGAAAAACGGTTCAATTTATTACCTATTTGCTTCATGTCAAACAACATGGCCCAGCCAGTACTCCATCTCTTCTAATCTGCCCGACCTCCGTCATAGGCAACTGGCAAAAAGAGCTGAAGCGCTTTGCCCCCTCTCTTCACGTGATGATTCACTATGGCAATGATCGTCAAAAAAAGGAGGCGTTTTTGCCAGCGATCAAGGGAGCGGATCTGGTCATTACCTCCTACGCCCTGTCCCATTTAGATGAGCAGGAGCTAGGAATGGTTACATGGGATACGATATGTCTCGACGAGGCGCAAAATATTAAAAACGCCTATACAAAGCAAGCGTCCGCTGTGCGCGATTTGAAAGCATGGCACCGGATCGCTCTCACAGGCACTCCGATCGAAAATCGTCTGAGTGAGCTCTGGTCCATTTTTGATTTCTTGAATCCTGGCTACTTGGGAAGTCTCGGAGAATTTACCCAGCGCTTTGTTCACCCCATCGAGCGCGACCAAGACCAGCAGCTCATCAATCAAGTGCAACGACTCATTCAGCCTTTCCTGCTCCGGCGTGTGAAAACCGATCCGAACATTCAGCTCGACTTGCCAGACAAGAATGAGAGCAAGGAATATGTACCGCTGACTACCGAGCAAGGCGCACTTTATGAGACAGCGATTCAAGATATGTTTGATCGTATGGAAAAAGCCTCCCCTATGGAGCGGCGCGGTCTGATTCTGACGACACTGACACGTCTCAAACAATTGTGTGACCATCCCGCCCTGATTTTGAATGAAATCTCAACAACAGATGAAGCCAGTCGCTCACACAAATTGGAAAGGCTGCTGGAATTGGTGGAGGATATTCGCCAAAAGAAAGAGCGTTGCCTGATTTTTACCCAATACATTGAAATGGGCAATTTGCTCCAACGGGTGCTGACACGAGAAGGCTATGGACCTGTCTACTTCCTAAATGGGGCCACGAAGAAAGAAAAACGCGATGAGATGATCGCTCGTTTTCAAGACCCGACACTTCCGGACCATGAACGCGGGGCCATCTTTATTCTTTCCTTGCGCGCGGGTGGAACCGGCTTGAACTTAACGGAAGCCAACCATGTCATTCACGTAGATCGCTGGTGGAATCCTGCGGTAGAAAATCAGGCCACTGACCGAGCTCATCGCATAGGGCAGCAGCGCAATGTTCACGTCTACAAATTCATCTCGCTCGGGACGATTGAGGAACGCATTGATGAGATGATGGAGAGAAAGCTATCGTTGAGCCAGCAAATTGTCGGGACAGGCGAAAGCTGGATCACGGAGCTATCAACGGAAGAGCTGCGGGACTTGTTCACCCTTCGCCATGATTGGCTAGACACGAAAGGATAG
- a CDS encoding EAL domain-containing protein — protein MVRIQTMNQKELDRYVRDFHHAVVNQQLSLYYQPLYDLRTGKIIGAEALVRWNHHQRGLLTPDWVFWLAEKSGLILLVEEWVIRTACKQNKAWQDAGLPPLVTCVNLSSYTLESDQLGSRIQAILDETKLQPHYLELEFTEDSTRDGERTIEILAELKRIGVKISLDDFGKGYSCIQHLSRFAMNKLKIDQTCVRECMSDVTQATVIKTVMAMARSLGVQVTAEGVETQEQLEFLWQLGCDSAQGFWFSEPMPAEDLARVLKREERFRNSAFLLLNDGQHRAFDTYEVEHSERGDVLRKQQHVNESTYRMIAENLSDIIVIINSQGIITYISPSVQSVLEIAPDEVVNRHLLAVLPLETGRLVMQTIRQITVEKQPRLITFTCPDRNGKKITLEAKGTPVIHEEHETNQVIFIIRNHTKHVQTEEFLQKMDKLSVIGQMAAGVAHEIRNPVTSIKGFVQLLRRDQWKREYFDIMQAEFHQLESVLREYVFLSRECTEPYEPKNLADLLRQVTRLVQIKLERHHLVLDVKEVEGSMIWCDQNQIQQLFMNLLSNSVESMHDGGTIQIMAMCKESEHVMIRIVDQGCGMAEERLKRLGEPFYSTKEKGTGLGLMICYKIIQAHDGYIHFSSTPNKGTTVEVSFPLGKSNPRLDP, from the coding sequence GTGGTTCGTATACAGACAATGAACCAAAAGGAACTGGATCGCTACGTTCGAGATTTTCATCATGCGGTTGTCAATCAGCAGCTTAGCCTTTATTATCAACCTCTCTACGACTTGAGGACAGGCAAAATAATCGGAGCAGAAGCTCTGGTAAGATGGAACCATCATCAAAGAGGGCTACTGACCCCGGATTGGGTATTTTGGTTAGCAGAAAAGAGTGGGTTGATTCTTTTGGTAGAAGAATGGGTGATCAGAACGGCTTGCAAGCAGAACAAAGCTTGGCAGGACGCTGGACTGCCACCTCTTGTGACATGCGTGAATCTGTCATCTTATACCTTGGAATCGGACCAGTTGGGTAGCAGGATTCAAGCGATCTTAGATGAAACAAAACTGCAGCCTCACTACTTGGAGCTGGAATTTACCGAGGATTCTACCAGAGATGGGGAGCGTACCATCGAGATTTTAGCAGAATTAAAAAGAATCGGGGTAAAAATCAGCCTGGATGATTTTGGGAAGGGCTATAGCTGCATTCAACATCTATCCCGTTTTGCCATGAACAAGCTAAAAATCGATCAAACCTGTGTAAGGGAATGCATGAGCGATGTCACACAGGCGACCGTTATCAAAACCGTTATGGCGATGGCACGAAGTCTGGGCGTGCAAGTAACGGCAGAAGGTGTAGAGACGCAAGAACAACTGGAGTTTCTTTGGCAGCTTGGTTGTGATTCTGCTCAAGGATTTTGGTTTAGTGAGCCCATGCCTGCTGAAGACTTGGCTCGTGTGTTGAAGCGTGAGGAAAGGTTTAGGAACAGTGCATTTCTACTACTCAATGACGGACAGCACCGAGCTTTTGATACATACGAAGTGGAACATAGCGAGCGAGGAGACGTTCTTCGCAAGCAGCAACATGTGAATGAATCGACATATCGAATGATCGCAGAAAACTTGTCTGATATTATCGTGATCATCAATAGTCAGGGGATCATTACGTATATTTCTCCATCCGTTCAATCCGTTCTGGAAATTGCTCCTGATGAAGTAGTGAATCGCCACCTGTTAGCTGTACTGCCACTGGAAACGGGCAGGCTTGTTATGCAAACGATTCGTCAAATCACGGTGGAGAAGCAGCCTCGTCTCATTACATTTACTTGCCCGGACCGGAATGGCAAAAAGATCACGCTGGAGGCAAAAGGCACCCCGGTGATACATGAAGAACATGAGACGAATCAAGTCATATTTATCATTCGAAATCACACGAAGCATGTGCAAACAGAAGAGTTTTTACAAAAGATGGACAAGCTATCCGTCATTGGGCAAATGGCTGCCGGGGTTGCGCACGAAATACGAAACCCGGTAACTTCCATCAAAGGCTTCGTACAATTGCTCCGTCGAGACCAATGGAAGAGGGAATATTTTGATATTATGCAGGCTGAATTTCACCAATTAGAGAGTGTCTTGCGAGAATACGTCTTTTTATCAAGAGAGTGCACAGAACCGTACGAACCAAAAAATCTAGCGGATTTGCTGCGACAGGTTACACGATTGGTGCAAATAAAGCTAGAACGTCACCATCTAGTGCTGGATGTCAAGGAAGTGGAGGGGAGCATGATATGGTGCGATCAGAATCAAATTCAGCAGCTTTTTATGAATCTCCTGTCAAACTCCGTTGAATCGATGCATGATGGTGGGACGATTCAGATCATGGCAATGTGTAAAGAAAGCGAGCATGTGATGATTAGAATTGTTGATCAAGGTTGCGGTATGGCGGAAGAACGTCTGAAACGATTAGGGGAGCCTTTTTATAGCACGAAAGAGAAGGGGACCGGGCTAGGACTTATGATTTGTTATAAAATCATTCAGGCACACGACGGGTATATCCATTTTTCGAGTACCCCGAATAAAGGGACGACAGTGGAGGTTTCCTTTCCACTAGGAAAATCAAACCCAAGGCTCGATCCATAA
- a CDS encoding Fe-S oxidoreductase, which translates to MQEWNDDFIAQRFDISSKPRPNALFSMKARDLVDPTHMNEIVQIYAPLIKAHELIAAGTYISSWLTSPSLGLQYMISVWNRALTMTLDNMTIELFYEDDYPQFVFVIPAYEIVEAPTSEAERAIWLKECYRAYFQDFLHPLLTTLAKVTGNPEAMLWGQFPTKFNYHTDAFVALVEQDRIKQQVKADYDVLCNQLEGESFGLQKNPFRVNVRWIEDMRDPQAKVRIKNQCCLYYKTGEQKYCYTCPRIKEEERALMRIRA; encoded by the coding sequence ATGCAAGAATGGAATGACGATTTTATCGCACAACGGTTTGATATTTCTTCAAAACCGAGACCCAATGCCTTATTTTCCATGAAGGCAAGAGATTTGGTAGACCCGACACATATGAATGAGATCGTACAAATCTATGCTCCGCTAATCAAGGCACATGAGCTGATTGCTGCTGGTACTTACATCAGCAGTTGGCTCACGAGCCCTTCTCTCGGTCTTCAGTACATGATCTCTGTCTGGAACCGAGCACTTACCATGACGCTGGATAATATGACGATTGAACTGTTTTACGAGGATGATTATCCGCAATTCGTCTTTGTGATCCCGGCGTATGAGATCGTAGAAGCACCTACCAGCGAAGCAGAGCGTGCAATCTGGCTGAAGGAATGCTATCGTGCGTATTTTCAAGACTTCCTGCACCCGTTGCTCACGACTCTTGCAAAGGTAACGGGAAATCCAGAAGCGATGCTCTGGGGACAGTTCCCGACCAAGTTCAATTACCATACGGATGCTTTTGTGGCGTTGGTAGAACAGGATCGTATCAAGCAACAAGTGAAGGCTGATTACGATGTTCTCTGTAATCAGCTGGAAGGCGAGAGCTTTGGATTGCAAAAAAATCCATTTCGCGTGAATGTGCGCTGGATCGAGGATATGCGTGATCCCCAAGCGAAAGTGCGCATCAAGAATCAATGCTGTTTGTACTATAAGACGGGGGAGCAAAAGTATTGCTATACCTGTCCGCGGATAAAAGAAGAAGAGCGCGCTCTGATGAGAATTCGCGCGTAG
- a CDS encoding YfjL-like protein, whose protein sequence is MSHLNKEQAFLLLIIPYRWRVVTIKKKMIWGVVSVLSIILVWNLYTIFYGTSGDKALAINYATEYVSEKYNLPIESLRTDEPTYNFSHGTYMTKVRNTKAQESYLINVKITSNGDMQRIEEYSKNPVRE, encoded by the coding sequence ATGAGTCATTTAAATAAGGAGCAGGCGTTTCTGCTCCTTATCATTCCATATAGATGGAGGGTAGTTACCATTAAAAAAAAGATGATTTGGGGTGTAGTTAGTGTACTAAGTATTATTTTAGTTTGGAACCTTTACACTATATTTTATGGAACATCTGGAGACAAGGCATTGGCTATTAACTATGCAACAGAGTATGTAAGTGAGAAGTATAATTTACCAATTGAGAGCTTAAGGACAGATGAGCCTACTTACAATTTCTCACATGGGACATATATGACAAAAGTGAGAAACACAAAAGCCCAAGAATCATATCTAATCAATGTTAAAATAACTTCCAATGGTGACATGCAGAGAATTGAAGAATATTCAAAGAATCCGGTTAGGGAGTGA
- a CDS encoding C39 family peptidase, with product MVKRFSWLLFVVSLLFFSSGANANEDDTYVSEKVADEIVKDYIKKFKFDVSLEDKQDVVELYNTNDEHIGYYYKLENAESYFFIVSANTDYSPVFAAGKGKIKLQELEDDEKYYFLGNTSILKSNDGSRLVKKINKGLQKKEKDIEFTIQKNREAKSIWESYTTEEASDVSTLRVDEEYLNVTRFTQWEDGVNNPASSCGPATIAAIAEYWRSKKGFDTIDGLDYFTRTEMINAIYKYHGGKSYGMSVSNVRSGLKSYINRGHTHTVSTDSFNSFSTYKYEIGRSRPLAVKFDQYFTFFEPDAEYAYDYHWTVGVGYLEDGTDKYLYIQDNGIGYTDGTWDWSKELYIDYTTNKPIITMVSLEVS from the coding sequence ATGGTTAAAAGATTTTCTTGGTTGCTTTTTGTAGTTTCTCTACTATTTTTTTCATCTGGGGCAAATGCTAATGAAGATGATACATACGTTTCAGAAAAAGTTGCAGATGAGATAGTCAAAGATTACATCAAGAAATTCAAATTTGATGTTAGTCTTGAGGACAAGCAAGATGTTGTTGAACTTTATAACACCAACGATGAGCATATCGGATATTATTATAAATTAGAAAATGCAGAAAGTTATTTCTTTATTGTTTCAGCAAACACTGATTACTCTCCAGTGTTTGCTGCTGGAAAAGGAAAGATTAAACTGCAAGAATTAGAAGATGATGAAAAGTATTACTTTTTGGGAAACACTTCAATCCTAAAATCTAATGATGGCAGTAGGTTGGTTAAAAAAATCAACAAAGGACTACAGAAGAAGGAAAAAGACATTGAATTTACGATCCAGAAGAACAGAGAGGCAAAGTCTATTTGGGAAAGTTACACGACAGAAGAAGCTAGTGATGTAAGCACCTTAAGAGTAGACGAAGAATATCTTAACGTAACAAGGTTCACTCAATGGGAAGATGGAGTAAATAACCCAGCAAGCTCATGTGGGCCTGCAACAATTGCTGCAATAGCTGAGTACTGGCGTAGCAAAAAAGGATTTGACACAATAGATGGTTTAGACTATTTCACCAGAACTGAGATGATAAATGCTATTTACAAGTATCATGGCGGAAAGTCATATGGCATGTCAGTTTCAAATGTGCGTAGTGGGTTAAAAAGTTACATAAACCGAGGTCACACTCATACTGTGTCAACAGACTCGTTTAATAGTTTTTCTACTTACAAGTATGAAATTGGTAGAAGTCGCCCACTTGCAGTAAAATTTGATCAGTACTTCACATTTTTCGAACCAGATGCTGAGTACGCCTACGATTACCATTGGACTGTTGGTGTTGGGTATCTAGAAGATGGAACCGATAAATATCTCTATATTCAAGACAATGGAATTGGATATACGGATGGGACTTGGGATTGGTCGAAAGAATTGTACATTGACTACACAACAAACAAGCCAATTATTACTATGGTATCTTTAGAAGTTTCATGA
- a CDS encoding SulP family inorganic anion transporter: protein MNLQQLKMEWFSNVRADMLAGITVALALIPEAIAFSIIAGVDPMVGLYASFCIAVTIAFVGGRPGMISAATGAMALLMITLVREHGIEYLFAATVLTGILQIVLGACKIGRLMTFVPHTVVLGFVNALAILIFMAQLPHFIGASWVMYVMLAGTLAIIYLLPRLTKAVPSALVAIIVMTVISILAGLDLRTVGDMGEITRQLPMFHIPSVPLNWETLMIILPYSFPLALVGILESLMTAAILDEMTDTRSNKNTEVKGQGIANIITGFFGGMAGCAMIGQSVINVKSGGRGRLSTLVAGIFLLFLILVLGDVVKQIPMAALVGVMVMVSIGTFNWQSIRDLRKIPFGDAIVMITTVIVVVATHDLAKGVISGVILSAVIFGWRMARLHATSYESDTGEKVYAVSGQLFFGTMTHFVDQFSFQDDPEQIIIDFSRSHVWDLSAVTAISKVVEKYRQLDKFVVITGLNDESKRLIDRVGISTPAGH from the coding sequence TTGAACCTTCAACAACTAAAAATGGAATGGTTTTCTAACGTACGTGCTGACATGTTGGCAGGGATTACGGTTGCTCTAGCCCTGATTCCGGAAGCCATCGCTTTTTCTATTATTGCCGGTGTCGATCCAATGGTTGGCTTGTACGCTTCCTTTTGCATAGCAGTCACCATTGCGTTTGTCGGAGGAAGACCGGGTATGATTTCCGCAGCTACGGGAGCTATGGCGTTATTAATGATTACCCTGGTCAGGGAGCATGGTATCGAGTATTTATTCGCGGCGACTGTTCTGACCGGTATTTTGCAAATAGTACTGGGTGCCTGTAAAATCGGCAGGCTGATGACCTTTGTCCCGCATACCGTCGTGCTTGGCTTCGTCAATGCGTTGGCTATTCTCATCTTTATGGCTCAGCTTCCCCATTTCATTGGGGCATCCTGGGTTATGTACGTCATGCTGGCTGGAACGCTCGCCATCATTTATTTGTTGCCGCGTCTCACCAAAGCAGTTCCTTCTGCTCTCGTAGCCATCATCGTCATGACTGTCATTTCCATTTTGGCAGGTCTTGATTTGCGGACCGTTGGAGACATGGGAGAAATCACACGTCAATTGCCAATGTTCCACATTCCTAGTGTCCCGTTGAACTGGGAAACACTCATGATCATACTGCCTTACTCCTTTCCACTTGCATTGGTCGGGATTCTGGAATCATTGATGACTGCTGCCATTCTTGATGAGATGACAGATACACGAAGTAACAAAAACACGGAAGTAAAAGGCCAAGGGATCGCCAATATCATCACCGGATTCTTTGGCGGAATGGCTGGTTGTGCCATGATCGGACAGTCCGTTATCAATGTAAAATCAGGTGGGCGTGGCCGTCTGTCCACCTTGGTTGCAGGGATTTTTCTCTTGTTCTTGATCCTTGTCCTTGGAGACGTCGTCAAACAAATCCCGATGGCTGCCCTCGTCGGTGTCATGGTCATGGTATCGATCGGGACGTTTAACTGGCAGTCCATACGGGATTTGCGGAAAATTCCTTTTGGGGATGCCATTGTCATGATTACAACGGTGATCGTCGTCGTCGCTACGCATGATTTGGCAAAAGGGGTCATTTCTGGTGTGATTCTGAGTGCCGTCATTTTTGGCTGGAGGATGGCCCGCTTGCATGCCACCTCCTACGAGAGCGATACGGGCGAAAAAGTGTACGCCGTCTCGGGTCAGCTGTTCTTTGGTACTATGACACACTTCGTCGACCAGTTTTCCTTCCAGGATGATCCCGAGCAGATTATCATTGACTTTTCTCGTTCCCACGTTTGGGATCTGTCGGCTGTAACGGCTATCTCGAAAGTCGTAGAGAAATACAGGCAGTTGGACAAATTCGTTGTCATCACTGGACTTAATGATGAAAGCAAGCGATTGATTGATCGTGTGGGCATTAGCACGCCTGCCGGACATTAA
- a CDS encoding MFS transporter: MEFSWKRNLIVLWIGVFFCSTAYSISIPFLPIFLHTSLGVNEHLEAWSGISFGITFLASALISPYWGSLADKYGRKPMLIRSGFSLALLYFLTYLITDPYLFLVLRIFQGLLAGYVPAAIALVATNTPEKNVGYALGIMATSGATGGIIGPLVGGVVSHVWGNAEAFIFSGFVVLVAAMIATFFVKETNLNRSGSRSSVREDLRAALANRPLMSILGMSLMVTISVMLLEPLLTVYVMQLGASQQDASLSSGIIFAAVGIATVIAAPQWGKLGSKVGYSKILFIGLMGGAIGNLLQFFFTNLYGFGILRFAYGLFFAAVYPSINAMIVKVTEPEFRGRAFSLNQSSTQLATMMGPIIGGVLGGLIPIRFVFIINGIALLITAILIRSKQSQLAGQPLKQQTTERQLATK; this comes from the coding sequence ATGGAATTTTCATGGAAACGTAATTTGATTGTGTTATGGATTGGGGTATTTTTCTGTAGCACCGCCTACTCCATCTCCATCCCTTTTCTGCCCATCTTCCTCCATACTTCACTGGGGGTCAATGAGCATCTGGAAGCCTGGTCCGGCATTTCGTTTGGCATCACGTTTTTAGCAAGTGCACTCATCTCGCCATATTGGGGTTCTCTTGCGGACAAATATGGACGAAAGCCTATGTTGATTCGCTCTGGATTTAGCCTCGCTTTGCTGTACTTTTTGACTTATTTGATTACGGACCCTTATTTGTTTCTTGTGTTACGGATCTTCCAGGGCTTGCTTGCCGGCTACGTACCTGCCGCCATTGCGCTGGTAGCGACGAATACACCAGAAAAAAACGTCGGGTACGCACTCGGGATAATGGCGACTTCGGGTGCAACAGGAGGAATCATTGGTCCGTTGGTTGGCGGTGTCGTCAGTCATGTATGGGGAAACGCGGAAGCTTTCATTTTTTCAGGATTTGTCGTGCTCGTAGCCGCGATGATCGCTACTTTCTTCGTGAAGGAAACGAACTTGAACCGCTCCGGCAGCCGCTCGAGTGTACGGGAAGATTTGCGCGCTGCGCTGGCAAACCGCCCGTTGATGTCCATACTGGGTATGAGCCTGATGGTCACGATTTCCGTTATGCTTCTTGAACCTTTATTAACCGTGTATGTCATGCAATTGGGCGCTTCGCAGCAAGATGCTTCCCTCAGCTCCGGCATCATTTTTGCGGCAGTAGGAATCGCGACGGTCATTGCTGCGCCACAATGGGGAAAACTCGGGTCAAAGGTCGGCTATTCCAAAATCCTGTTCATCGGCTTAATGGGTGGAGCGATCGGAAATTTACTGCAATTTTTCTTCACCAATCTGTATGGATTTGGCATTTTGCGATTCGCGTACGGACTGTTTTTTGCCGCTGTCTATCCGTCGATTAACGCCATGATTGTAAAAGTCACAGAACCAGAATTTCGTGGCAGAGCATTTAGCTTGAACCAATCCTCGACGCAGCTCGCGACCATGATGGGGCCGATCATTGGCGGCGTTCTCGGAGGACTCATCCCGATTCGCTTCGTATTTATCATCAATGGAATCGCGCTGTTGATTACGGCCATCTTGATTCGATCCAAACAATCACAATTGGCCGGACAGCCGTTGAAGCAGCAGACAACCGAGCGTCAGCTAGCGACGAAGTAA
- a CDS encoding NADP-dependent oxidoreductase has protein sequence MRGIGIKQYGGIQQLTEIEWPTKPIGPDDLLISIKASGVNPVDWKVREGLLQADFPFELPLILGWDAAGTVTAVGTNVQDFQIGDDVFFRPELEREGTYADEIVVPANIVAPMPRGLSYAEAASLPLVGLTVWQALVEVGKVQAGEKVLVLGGSGGIGSMAIQLAKALGAYVATTTSSKNSDYVRELGADEVIVYDRGPLQTSTEFAFMLDTLGGEAYGEALPFMKRQGRVATIISERDAKKPSFAEAAEKERELDVTFVFTRPDGANMNHIRELVEAKHVKPFLTEIYPLTIEGVRDAHLSSQTGRVRGKIVLAHS, from the coding sequence ATGAGAGGAATTGGCATCAAGCAATACGGCGGCATTCAACAGTTAACAGAAATTGAATGGCCAACAAAGCCGATCGGGCCGGACGATTTGCTCATTTCGATCAAAGCGAGTGGGGTAAATCCCGTGGATTGGAAGGTGCGGGAAGGACTGTTGCAAGCAGATTTTCCTTTTGAACTGCCACTTATTTTAGGGTGGGATGCGGCGGGCACGGTAACAGCTGTCGGTACGAATGTGCAGGATTTTCAAATCGGTGATGATGTCTTCTTTCGTCCGGAACTGGAAAGGGAAGGGACATACGCAGATGAAATTGTCGTTCCGGCGAATATCGTAGCCCCGATGCCACGTGGTTTATCATACGCCGAAGCGGCTTCACTTCCGTTGGTCGGATTAACGGTTTGGCAGGCATTGGTGGAGGTAGGGAAGGTGCAAGCGGGAGAAAAAGTCCTGGTGTTGGGGGGAAGCGGCGGGATCGGTTCCATGGCGATCCAGCTAGCAAAAGCGCTAGGTGCCTACGTGGCGACGACAACCAGCTCCAAAAACAGCGATTATGTCCGTGAGCTGGGAGCAGATGAAGTCATCGTGTATGATCGGGGACCACTTCAAACCTCTACAGAATTTGCATTCATGCTGGACACGCTGGGTGGAGAAGCATACGGTGAAGCTTTACCATTTATGAAGCGACAAGGAAGAGTGGCAACCATTATCAGCGAGCGCGATGCCAAGAAACCTTCGTTCGCTGAAGCGGCTGAGAAGGAACGAGAGCTGGATGTTACTTTTGTGTTTACGCGTCCAGATGGGGCAAACATGAATCATATCCGTGAGCTAGTGGAAGCCAAACACGTAAAGCCTTTCTTGACAGAGATATATCCATTGACCATTGAAGGTGTTCGAGATGCGCATCTCTCCAGCCAAACGGGTAGAGTGCGTGGTAAGATTGTGCTCGCCCATTCATGA